A genomic region of Runella rosea contains the following coding sequences:
- a CDS encoding TonB-dependent receptor, which produces MKNSQRVVRLFIVLFFIGLLDFNKVHAQNTADCDCFVKGVVKDRETNLPIVGAVLTIKNTSKVTTTDAEGHYKFDRLCQGSYVLECKIIGYKTTRTSIALQHSAEENLNLSEDEVHLQDVEIVARRVTSLTQPSGSLQNQSLEQTRGQTLAEALQKIVGVTMLQTGAFIAKPVIHGLHSNRILIINNGIRQEGQQWGSEHAPEIDPFIAKRLTVVKGAAGVRYGSDAIGGVILVEPAELPYTTGSIRGELNTVGFTNGRTGVLSGTIEGRLNKWKGFGWRLQGTLKNGGNIRTPDYFLANTGVREQNFSAAAGYRSLKLGAEVFYSQFHTNLGIFSGSHIGSTSDLLNVIQNGEPFIKADFNRAIERPNQLVDHDLLKIKAYWQFSGNRLSLTLGRQHNQRAEYDLHGPQAALKPALLFRITTLTSDVVLEHKPIAKEITGQIGFSGLHQYNFTDGRPLIPDFEQSNAGAFVIERWIKQKWEWEAGLRYDMRWLQVYRFIGQTLDQRNHQFNSWSGTIGSVFNANSHLSVRANFGTGWRPPSVNELYSKGVHHGAAAYEEGNESLRPETAYNLMGNVEYTSERFRAEIGFYHNFIQNFIYLKPQSEPILTIRGAFPYFKYVQTNATFSGADVTSEWNITQRWEHTAKISYLRAYDQADDNYLVAIPANRIENGLRYKIGKVIHSHDSFVSIGHLWVDQQKRVPPNSDFMPPPSAYHLWSIQVGGDIILTEKQKITWGITGQNLFDTAYRDYLNRFRYYSLDQGRNFSVRLKWIF; this is translated from the coding sequence GTGAAAAATTCACAAAGGGTGGTTCGTCTGTTTATTGTATTATTCTTCATTGGTTTGCTTGACTTCAACAAAGTTCACGCCCAAAATACGGCGGACTGCGATTGTTTTGTCAAAGGCGTGGTCAAAGACCGTGAGACCAACCTGCCCATTGTCGGTGCCGTACTAACCATCAAAAATACCTCAAAAGTAACCACTACTGATGCCGAAGGTCACTATAAATTTGACCGATTGTGTCAGGGCAGTTACGTGCTGGAATGTAAAATTATTGGCTACAAAACCACCCGCACCTCCATTGCGCTACAACACAGCGCGGAAGAAAACCTCAATCTCAGCGAAGACGAAGTGCACTTGCAGGACGTAGAAATCGTCGCACGGCGCGTCACTTCACTGACGCAACCTTCGGGTTCTTTACAAAATCAATCACTAGAACAAACACGCGGCCAAACCTTGGCCGAGGCACTGCAAAAAATTGTGGGTGTGACCATGCTACAAACGGGCGCTTTCATTGCCAAACCCGTTATCCACGGACTACACAGCAATCGGATTCTAATCATTAATAACGGAATACGGCAGGAAGGACAACAATGGGGCTCTGAACATGCACCCGAAATCGACCCCTTCATTGCCAAACGCCTAACCGTTGTGAAAGGTGCCGCTGGTGTTCGATACGGCTCAGATGCCATCGGCGGGGTCATTCTAGTAGAACCCGCAGAACTGCCTTACACAACTGGCTCAATAAGAGGCGAGTTGAATACCGTTGGGTTTACAAATGGACGCACTGGGGTTTTGTCAGGAACAATTGAAGGTAGGCTCAATAAATGGAAAGGGTTTGGCTGGCGCCTGCAAGGCACCCTCAAAAACGGCGGCAATATTCGAACACCCGATTATTTTTTGGCCAATACGGGCGTTCGTGAACAAAATTTTTCGGCAGCAGCAGGCTATCGTTCTCTCAAACTCGGTGCCGAAGTTTTTTACAGTCAGTTCCACACCAACTTAGGTATCTTTTCGGGCTCACACATCGGAAGCACCTCTGACTTACTCAACGTCATTCAGAATGGTGAGCCCTTCATTAAAGCCGATTTTAACCGCGCCATTGAGCGTCCGAATCAGCTCGTTGACCATGATTTGTTAAAGATAAAAGCCTACTGGCAATTTTCAGGGAATCGTCTTTCGCTGACGCTAGGCCGGCAACACAACCAACGCGCCGAATACGACCTGCACGGTCCGCAGGCCGCCCTAAAGCCCGCACTGCTGTTTCGGATTACTACTTTAACTAGTGACGTGGTTTTGGAGCATAAGCCCATTGCCAAAGAAATCACTGGTCAAATCGGATTCAGCGGTTTGCACCAATACAACTTTACCGATGGCCGCCCCTTAATCCCTGATTTTGAGCAATCCAACGCGGGCGCATTTGTGATTGAGCGCTGGATTAAACAAAAATGGGAATGGGAAGCGGGTCTACGATATGATATGCGTTGGCTTCAAGTGTATCGTTTTATCGGACAAACATTAGACCAACGAAACCATCAATTCAACAGTTGGTCAGGTACCATTGGGAGCGTATTTAATGCCAACTCACATCTCTCTGTAAGAGCAAATTTTGGCACCGGCTGGCGCCCCCCCAGCGTCAACGAATTGTACAGCAAAGGAGTACACCACGGCGCAGCCGCCTATGAAGAAGGCAACGAAAGCCTGCGTCCCGAAACCGCCTATAATTTGATGGGAAACGTGGAATATACCTCCGAACGTTTTCGTGCTGAAATAGGATTTTACCACAATTTCATTCAAAACTTTATCTACCTAAAACCGCAGTCGGAACCCATTCTGACCATTCGCGGGGCTTTTCCTTATTTTAAATACGTTCAAACAAACGCGACATTTTCGGGTGCCGACGTCACAAGTGAATGGAATATTACTCAACGCTGGGAGCATACTGCCAAAATTTCTTATCTGAGGGCTTACGACCAGGCCGACGATAATTATCTGGTGGCCATCCCCGCTAATCGCATTGAAAACGGTCTGCGTTACAAAATTGGGAAAGTGATTCACTCCCATGATTCTTTCGTTTCCATTGGACATTTATGGGTCGATCAACAAAAGCGCGTTCCGCCCAATAGTGATTTTATGCCTCCCCCTTCTGCCTATCATTTA
- a CDS encoding DUF1501 domain-containing protein: MNRKEFIQQLSLISGGVAFGMGNMPVKAFAHNPFALNLEATNGKIFVLVQLSGGNDGLNTVVPYENPLYYNKRANIAIKKESVLPLTSQMGLNPAMSALKALYDNGKMSIVQNVGYPSPNRSHFRSTDIWLTASDANEVLDEGWVGRYLTQLYPGFPIQIPDQPMAIQLGAVESLLIQSDLGSTGVVFNDPNNFYNLVKGTSVDTDPIPNTLAGEELKFMRQIASQSVAYSDIIKKKWDNATKNVTSFPNTNLGTQLKIVGELISGGLQTPFYLTTIGGFDTHANQVVANATTTGTHANLLKTVSEAVAAFQKDMTKRGLGDKVVVMTFSEFGRRVTQNGTMGTDHGSAAPLFVVGNSVLGGLVGKNPVLSDVDNNGDIKYEFDFRQVYTSVLQDYLGVERAMATTIMGNKEFKTVPIFKPVPDTTLATNPDFNLEQNFPNPFTDLTRITYTINKQMYIKLALYDLMGREIEVLREGMAQNGSYTLPINGLHWTPGYYLCMLRCDTGQKVIRLVKM, from the coding sequence ATGAACCGTAAAGAGTTTATACAACAACTGAGTCTTATTTCGGGAGGAGTGGCGTTTGGGATGGGAAATATGCCAGTAAAGGCCTTTGCTCACAATCCTTTTGCCCTTAATCTGGAAGCCACGAATGGCAAAATCTTTGTGCTGGTTCAACTATCTGGCGGCAATGATGGCCTCAATACAGTGGTGCCTTACGAGAATCCGCTTTATTATAACAAGCGCGCAAATATTGCCATAAAAAAAGAAAGCGTACTCCCGCTTACCAGCCAAATGGGGTTAAACCCCGCCATGAGCGCGTTGAAAGCGCTGTACGACAATGGGAAAATGAGCATCGTTCAAAATGTAGGGTATCCAAGCCCTAACCGTTCTCATTTTCGTTCTACCGACATTTGGCTAACCGCGTCTGATGCCAACGAAGTATTGGATGAGGGCTGGGTCGGGCGGTATTTAACCCAACTTTATCCAGGTTTTCCAATTCAGATTCCAGACCAGCCCATGGCTATTCAGCTAGGCGCGGTAGAATCACTCCTGATTCAGTCTGATTTAGGATCTACGGGGGTTGTTTTTAATGACCCTAATAACTTTTATAATTTAGTAAAAGGTACAAGTGTTGACACAGACCCCATTCCCAATACACTTGCAGGCGAAGAGCTAAAATTTATGCGGCAGATTGCTTCTCAATCCGTTGCCTACTCCGACATTATCAAGAAAAAATGGGATAATGCGACCAAAAACGTTACGTCTTTTCCCAATACTAATTTGGGGACACAGTTAAAAATTGTGGGGGAACTCATTTCGGGCGGATTACAAACGCCTTTTTATTTAACAACCATCGGCGGCTTTGATACTCACGCCAATCAGGTAGTGGCCAACGCAACCACCACGGGAACCCACGCTAACCTGCTCAAAACCGTCTCTGAGGCTGTCGCGGCCTTTCAAAAAGACATGACCAAAAGAGGATTAGGCGACAAAGTCGTTGTCATGACCTTCTCCGAATTTGGCCGCAGAGTAACCCAAAACGGAACCATGGGAACCGACCACGGTTCTGCAGCCCCTTTATTTGTAGTCGGCAATTCAGTATTGGGCGGTCTGGTTGGAAAAAATCCCGTTTTAAGTGACGTAGACAACAACGGGGATATTAAATATGAATTTGATTTCCGCCAAGTTTACACCAGTGTATTGCAAGACTACCTTGGGGTAGAGCGCGCCATGGCAACGACCATTATGGGCAACAAGGAGTTTAAAACGGTGCCTATTTTCAAACCTGTCCCTGATACAACGCTGGCTACCAATCCTGACTTTAATTTAGAACAAAACTTTCCCAATCCATTTACCGACTTAACCAGAATCACCTACACCATCAACAAACAGATGTACATTAAGCTGGCGCTGTATGATTTGATGGGGAGAGAAATAGAGGTATTGCGCGAAGGTATGGCACAAAACGGCAGTTATACCCTTCCAATAAACGGGCTTCATTGGACACCGGGCTATTATCTATGTATGTTAAGATGCGATACAGGTCAAAAAGTAATTCGATTGGTAAAAATGTAA
- a CDS encoding toxin-antitoxin system YwqK family antitoxin — MKNYFPAAFFATLLFSFQLTHGQSTSEKIDKRTQKLQERKAKADSLLQKAGLSTAAPSVGATVGGKAVKPADAVGFFTETIPDLGLKIKEYRKAEKAKRKKKKKFHTDYEGLSILRMTSSTGSGDRITQIEFHVLKETRPPRQYDGVDVFWYDSRNRIISKAAIKDKESALILHGPYKRYASGALVEEGNYYVGTKDGRWETYDANYRLLDKTKWSRGFPAESVVSYYDSAHTKVLEVIPIHYGKRKGDYLKYYDGGQLMVKGQYDNDLPIGTWNEYYQYRRQRKKVTRYPRYWYEDGEGILISEWDDKGKLIYERPKDQIPAEESEN, encoded by the coding sequence ATGAAAAATTACTTCCCAGCAGCGTTTTTTGCCACCCTGCTGTTTTCTTTCCAGCTTACTCACGGGCAGTCAACGTCAGAAAAAATTGACAAACGGACCCAAAAGTTACAGGAAAGAAAAGCCAAAGCCGATAGCTTACTTCAAAAAGCAGGACTTTCAACCGCTGCTCCGAGCGTTGGGGCAACCGTGGGTGGAAAAGCCGTAAAACCCGCCGATGCCGTGGGCTTTTTCACGGAAACGATTCCTGATTTAGGCCTTAAAATCAAAGAATACCGCAAAGCAGAAAAAGCAAAACGCAAGAAAAAGAAGAAATTCCATACCGATTATGAGGGACTGTCTATTCTTCGCATGACCTCCTCAACTGGAAGCGGTGACCGAATTACCCAGATTGAATTTCACGTATTGAAAGAAACCCGTCCACCGCGTCAATATGATGGAGTAGACGTATTTTGGTACGATTCTCGCAACCGAATTATCTCAAAAGCTGCCATCAAGGACAAAGAATCGGCCCTTATTCTTCACGGCCCTTACAAACGCTATGCATCTGGAGCCTTGGTCGAAGAAGGTAATTATTACGTTGGCACCAAAGACGGACGCTGGGAAACATACGACGCCAACTACCGCTTACTGGACAAAACAAAATGGTCACGCGGGTTCCCTGCCGAATCGGTTGTCAGCTATTATGACTCCGCACACACCAAAGTCCTTGAAGTGATTCCTATCCATTATGGAAAAAGAAAAGGGGATTATCTCAAATATTACGACGGCGGTCAATTGATGGTAAAAGGCCAATACGACAATGACCTTCCCATTGGTACCTGGAATGAATACTACCAATACCGGCGCCAACGTAAAAAAGTGACGCGTTATCCCCGCTACTGGTACGAAGACGGCGAAGGAATTTTAATCAGTGAATGGGATGATAAGGGAAAACTTATCTACGAACGCCCCAAGGACCAAATACCCGCCGAAGAATCAGAAAATTAA